In the Phaeobacter gallaeciensis genome, one interval contains:
- the nagZ gene encoding beta-N-acetylhexosaminidase, giving the protein MTGFGATILDAEGLRLTQNEKALFRDADPFGFILFARNISSADQVRALCGELRDSVGRDCLITIDQEGGRVQRLRPPLGRDWLPPMEHAVQAGDGAERAMYLRYRLIAHELHALGIDSNCAPIADIASADTHPFLRNRCYGEALPDVTVLARAVAEAHLDGGVVPVLKHIPGHGRAVADSHLDLPHVAAPAADLEATDFAAFRALNDLPMAMTAHIVFDALDPRPATLSPPMMERIRKGIGFDGLIMTDDISMKALQGAPADIAGQSRAAGCDIVLLCNADLAVRTQVAEAAGTLDEVGQNRALRAIAARKTPAALDIEAAEAELAALMGGKVYV; this is encoded by the coding sequence CTTTTGGCTTTATCCTGTTTGCCCGCAATATCAGCTCTGCAGATCAGGTCCGTGCCCTCTGCGGAGAGCTCCGCGATTCCGTGGGCCGCGATTGCCTGATCACCATTGATCAGGAAGGCGGCCGGGTGCAGCGCCTGCGCCCGCCACTGGGGCGCGACTGGCTGCCGCCGATGGAACACGCGGTTCAGGCTGGTGACGGCGCCGAACGGGCCATGTATCTGCGCTATCGCCTGATTGCGCATGAGTTGCACGCGCTTGGCATCGACAGCAACTGCGCCCCGATTGCAGATATCGCCTCTGCCGACACTCACCCGTTTCTGCGCAATCGCTGCTATGGTGAGGCTTTGCCAGATGTGACCGTACTGGCTCGCGCGGTGGCCGAGGCGCATCTTGATGGCGGCGTGGTGCCGGTTCTGAAACATATTCCCGGCCATGGCCGCGCGGTGGCGGACAGCCATCTGGACCTTCCGCATGTGGCTGCACCCGCTGCCGATTTGGAGGCAACGGATTTCGCGGCCTTCCGGGCGCTGAATGACCTCCCGATGGCAATGACGGCGCATATCGTCTTTGACGCGCTTGATCCGCGCCCCGCGACCCTGTCGCCCCCGATGATGGAGCGGATCCGCAAGGGCATAGGCTTTGACGGGCTGATCATGACCGACGATATCTCGATGAAGGCCCTGCAGGGGGCACCGGCAGATATCGCCGGGCAGTCCCGCGCGGCGGGCTGCGATATCGTTCTGCTGTGCAATGCCGATCTTGCCGTGCGTACGCAGGTGGCAGAGGCTGCCGGAACCCTGGATGAGGTGGGGCAAAACCGCGCCCTGCGGGCCATCGCGGCGCGTAAAACCCCCGCTGCGCTTGACATAGAGGCTGCCGAGGCCGAACTTGCTGCCCTGATGGGCGGAAAGGTTTATGTCTGA